In one window of Halomarina pelagica DNA:
- the msrB gene encoding peptide-methionine (R)-S-oxide reductase MsrB — MSEPETHDLPRSDEEWREVLTDEEYRVLREQGTEPKFTGEFIGKGDEGTYVCAGCGAELFDSETKFDREGSGWPSFYDADEDAIELRRDTSHGMVRTEVVCANCGGHLGHVFDDGPDPTGKRFCINSVALDFEGEGERDSAGNGAGDA; from the coding sequence ATGTCCGAACCCGAGACGCACGACCTGCCGCGGAGCGACGAGGAGTGGCGCGAGGTGCTGACCGACGAGGAGTACCGCGTGCTGCGAGAGCAGGGGACGGAGCCGAAGTTCACCGGCGAGTTCATCGGCAAGGGCGACGAGGGGACCTACGTCTGCGCCGGTTGCGGGGCCGAGCTGTTCGACTCGGAGACGAAGTTCGACCGCGAGGGCTCCGGCTGGCCCTCCTTCTACGACGCGGACGAGGACGCGATCGAACTCCGCCGCGACACGAGCCACGGGATGGTCCGCACGGAGGTCGTCTGCGCGAACTGCGGCGGCCACCTCGGGCACGTCTTCGACGACGGGCCCGACCCCACGGGTAAGCGCTTCTGCATCAACTCCGTCGCGCTGGACTTCGAGGGCGAAGGGGAGCGCGACAGTGCCGGGAACGGGGCCGGCGACGCGTGA
- a CDS encoding GIY-YIG nuclease family protein has translation MNGAGTYTLLVRLPTAARVAFGAAGERALSAGWYAYTGSALGPGGFSRVDRHRELARGERDGRHWHVDYLLGHPAASIEAAVTTDGEDRECAVARALADGDTAAPVPGLGASDCDCDTHLVFAPERAPLERSVRAAHRSARA, from the coding sequence GTGAACGGAGCGGGCACCTACACCCTCCTCGTCCGCCTGCCGACGGCCGCCCGCGTCGCGTTCGGCGCGGCGGGCGAGCGGGCGCTCTCGGCGGGCTGGTACGCCTACACGGGGAGCGCCCTCGGCCCCGGCGGGTTCTCGCGGGTCGACCGGCACCGCGAACTCGCCCGCGGCGAGCGCGACGGTCGCCACTGGCACGTCGATTACCTCCTCGGGCACCCCGCGGCGTCGATCGAGGCGGCCGTCACGACCGACGGCGAGGATCGGGAGTGCGCCGTCGCGCGGGCGCTCGCGGACGGCGATACCGCCGCACCCGTGCCCGGCCTCGGCGCGTCGGACTGCGACTGCGACACTCATCTCGTCTTCGCGCCGGAGCGCGCCCCGCTGGAGCGCTCGGTGCGCGCCGCCCACCGGTCGGCGCGAGCGTGA
- a CDS encoding ABC transporter ATP-binding protein has translation MSPFAIEATGLSKRYGDEIAVEGLDLAVPHGTVYGFLGPNGAGKTTTIRMLTTLLRPTAGEARIDGQPIADRRAVTRRIGYLPDAPPLYDELTGREQLEYVAGLRDIPNEEASARIGELLERFSLDEDADKRISTYSKGMKQKAGIIQAILHRPAVIFLDEPTAGLDPRAARTVRDTIADLAAGDATVFLSTHVLPVVDELADTVGVLFDGDLVAEGPPEVLKRRAAESVDGDARDGEGDGEGEGRTLEDVFLEVTQDADLVRPDGAERAR, from the coding sequence ATGTCCCCGTTCGCGATCGAGGCGACGGGGCTCTCGAAGCGGTACGGCGACGAGATCGCCGTCGAGGGCCTCGACCTCGCCGTCCCCCACGGCACCGTCTACGGCTTTCTCGGCCCGAACGGAGCCGGGAAGACGACGACGATCCGCATGTTGACCACCCTCCTGCGCCCGACGGCGGGGGAGGCCCGCATCGACGGTCAGCCGATCGCCGACCGCCGGGCGGTCACCCGGCGGATCGGCTACCTCCCCGACGCCCCGCCGCTGTACGACGAACTCACCGGGCGCGAGCAACTCGAGTACGTCGCCGGACTGCGCGACATCCCGAACGAGGAGGCGAGTGCGCGGATCGGGGAACTCCTGGAGCGGTTCTCCCTCGACGAGGACGCCGACAAGCGCATCTCGACGTACTCGAAGGGGATGAAGCAGAAGGCGGGCATCATCCAGGCGATCCTCCACCGCCCCGCCGTGATCTTCCTCGACGAGCCGACCGCGGGGCTGGATCCGCGCGCGGCGCGCACCGTCCGCGACACGATCGCCGACCTCGCCGCGGGCGACGCGACGGTGTTTCTCTCGACGCACGTCCTCCCGGTCGTCGACGAACTCGCCGACACGGTGGGCGTGCTGTTCGACGGCGACCTCGTCGCCGAGGGACCGCCCGAGGTGCTCAAGCGGCGGGCGGCGGAGAGCGTCGACGGCGACGCTCGCGACGGTGAGGGCGATGGCGAAGGGGAGGGACGAACCCTGGAGGACGTCTTCCTGGAGGTCACCCAGGACGCCGACCTCGTCCGCCCCGACGGGGCGGAGCGGGCGCGATGA
- a CDS encoding acyl-CoA thioesterase codes for MDDSDADADADDFPFTTEIPVRYRDLDTLNHVNNSVYSTYLEQGRIEYLQEVVGIDAGPQMVLVHVEADYRAPIHLGQTARVDVRVSDLGTSSFTFDYRVRTDEGVALTGETVQVSVDPETGEPRPLPDDWRAAIQEFESQN; via the coding sequence ATGGACGACAGCGACGCCGACGCCGACGCCGACGACTTCCCCTTCACGACCGAGATTCCGGTCCGCTACCGTGACCTCGACACGCTGAACCACGTGAACAACTCCGTCTACAGCACGTACCTCGAACAGGGGCGCATCGAGTACCTCCAGGAGGTGGTCGGCATCGACGCCGGGCCCCAGATGGTGCTCGTGCACGTGGAGGCCGACTACCGCGCGCCGATCCACCTCGGGCAGACGGCCCGCGTCGACGTCCGCGTGAGCGACCTCGGGACGTCGAGCTTCACCTTCGACTACCGGGTGCGCACCGACGAGGGCGTCGCGCTCACGGGCGAGACGGTGCAGGTGAGCGTCGACCCCGAGACCGGGGAGCCGCGGCCGCTGCCCGACGACTGGCGGGCGGCGATTCAGGAGTTCGAGTCCCAGAACTGA